The genomic region GACTTCGGAAATTAAGCCCGGATTTTGTTATAACCCTCTACCCTGATGCTGTAAATGAGATTCCTTATGAACTCTATGATGATGAAATAGCGAAAGAACGGTTAAAAATTGCAGAAGGCGTGGTAAAATGGGTCAAGAAGGAGTTAAAGAACTAAACGATTTTTTGCATAACTTAAAAATTAACT from Methanobacterium veterum harbors:
- a CDS encoding HEPN domain-containing protein, which gives rise to MKEYYVVAFLSQQATEKALKAIYIHTVKESPGPTHSLLFLGKSVKIPDEFFSGLRKLSPDFVITLYPDAVNEIPYELYDDEIAKERLKIAEGVVKWVKKELKN